Proteins encoded by one window of Bacillus rossius redtenbacheri isolate Brsri chromosome 3, Brsri_v3, whole genome shotgun sequence:
- the LOC134530238 gene encoding uncharacterized protein LOC134530238: MTGMTTTASAAVGLGLLLLLLSGPGSDGMFPLRSTCPGGCPKTYQPQCAIVGGRKLHTFANFCTMYSFHCRNNMPVYPVGRGKCEELYPPVNQYVHVPFDY, from the exons ATGACGGGTATGACAACGACCGCAAGCGCAGCCGTCGGCTTGGggctcctgctgctgctgctcagtg GTCCCGGCTCGGACGGGATGTTCCCGCTCCGGAGTACCTGTCCAGGCGGCTGCCCGAAGACCTACCAGCCGCAGTGCGCCATTGTGGGCGGGCGGAAGCTCCACACCTTCGCCAACTTCTGCACCATGTATTCCTTCCACTGCAGGAACAACATGC CTGTTTATCCTGTTGGAAGAGGCAAATGTGAGGAATTGTACCCACCGGTCAACCAATACGTTCACGTACCCTTTGATTACTAG